A genomic window from Lycium barbarum isolate Lr01 chromosome 4, ASM1917538v2, whole genome shotgun sequence includes:
- the LOC132636581 gene encoding F-box/LRR-repeat MAX2 homolog A-like translates to MATTSTSKPPTTINDLPDVILSNIIAAISDSRSRNSTSLACRKFLVLERSTRLTLTLRGNTRDLFMLPTCFRSVTHLDLSLLSPWGHPLLSPRASRAHPDFARATEDDPDSTLIAHLLRHAFPSVHALTLYARDPHALRVLPAQWPQLKHVKLVRWHQRPQLLANGDEFNLLFQGVPLLSSLDLSTFYCWTDDIPIALESNPVVSRNLTLLNLMNASFSEGFKTDEIRVITQCCPNLTELKMACMFESRYIGFVGDEALVCISNNCPKLSVLHLADTSVLSNCRADPDDEGFTEDDAKFSVSTLIEVFSGLSLLEELVLDVCNNVRDSGPALEILNTKCPKLRSLKLGQFHGVSVPIESKLDGVALCQGLESLSIRNVGDLDDMGLIAIGRGCTRLAKFEIQSCKKITMRGMRTLASLLRKSLVDVRISCCKNLGASSSLKALEPIQERIQRLHIDCVWDSVEEIENLNGVEYGFDLNETNGGEASSHGAGFGDTFGTMDDDIMFNRNKRCKYDYDLNSVCTEDNGYGNGFGGRTWDQLQYLSLWIGVGDLLTPLADAGLQCCPNLEEIKIRVEGDCRKWSKPSERAFGLSTLSRYHNLVKMHLDCGDIIGYAHTAPSGQMDLSLWERFYLFGIGNLNLRELDYWPPQDRDVNQRSLSLPAAGLLQECIALRKLFIHGTAHEHFMMFLLRIPNLRDVQLREDYYPAPENDMSTEMRSDSLSRFEAALNRRQICD, encoded by the exons ATGGCAACAACTTCAACTAGTAAACCGCCCACCACAATTAACGACCTTCCTGATGTAATCCTTTCCAACATAATCGCTGCAATCTCCGACTCCCGCAGCCGCAACTCAACCTCACTCGCGTGCCGCAAATTCCTCGTCCTCGAACGCTCCACGCGCCTAACCCTCACTCTCCGTGGCAACACGCGCGACCTCTTCATGCTCCCCACTTGCTTCCGCTCCGTCACCCACCTCGACCTCTCCCTCCTCTCCCCTTGGGGACACCCACTCCTCTCCCCACGCGCCTCACGCGCCCACCCCGACTTCGCACGCGCCACCGAAGATGACCCTGATTCGACCCTCATAGCCCACCTCCTCCGCCACGCGTTCCCGTCGGTCCACGCTCTCACCCTCTACGCGCGTGACCCCCACGCGCTCCGTGTGCTGCCCGCTCAGTGGCCGCAACTGAAGCATGTGAAGCTCGTACGTTGGCACCAAAGGCCGCAGTTGTTAGCAAATGGAGATGAATTTAACTTACTATTTCAAGGTGTCCCACTGTTGAGTTCGCTTGATTTATCGACTTTTTATTGTTGGACTGATGACATACCTATAGCTCTCGAATCGAACCCTGTCGTGTCGCGTAATTTAACGTTGTTGAATCTTATGAATGCATCGTTTTCGGAAGGTTTTAAGACTGATGAGATTAGAGTTATTACGCAATGTTGTCCTAATCTTACAGAGTTGAAAATGGCTTGTATGTTTGAATCTAGGTACATTGGTTTTGTTGGTGATGAAGCTTTAGTTTGTATATCTAATAATTGTCCTAAGTTGTCGGTGCTTCATTTAGCGGATACGTCTGTTTTGTCGAATTGTAGGGCTGATCCTGATGATGAGGGGTTTACGGAAGATGATGCTAAGTTTAGTGTTTCGACTTTGATTGAGGTATTTTCGGGTCTTTCTTTACTTGAAGAGCTTGTGTTGGATGTTTGTAATAATGTTAGAGATAGTGGTCCTGCTTTGGAAATACTGAACACGAAATGTCCTAAATTGAGATCGTTGAAATTGGGGCAATTTCATGGCGTTTCTGTGCCAATTGAGTCGAAGTTGGATGGAGTTGCGCTTTGTCAAGGGCTTGAATCTTTGTCGATTAGAAATGTAGGTGATTTGGATGATATGGGGTTGATAGCGATTGGTAGAGGGTGTACGAGATTGGCTAAGTTTGAGATTCAGAGTTGTAAGAAGATCACGATGAGAGGAATGAGGACGTTAGCTTCTTTGCTCCGGAAAAGTTTGGTTGATGTACGGATATCTTGTTGTAAGAATCTTGGAGCGTCCTCGTCGTTGAAAGCATTGGAACCGATACAAGAACGAATTCAAAGGCTTCATATTGATTGTGTGTGGGATAGTGTTGAAGAAATTGAAAATCTTAACGGTGTGGAATACGGGTTTGATCTCAATGAGACCAATGGAGGTGAGGCATCGAGTCATGGTGCTGGATTTGGGGACACGTTTGGTACCATGGATGATGATATCATGTTTAACAGGAATAAAAGATGCAAGTACGACTACGATCTTAATAGTGTTTGCACGGAAGACAATGGCTATGGGAATGGATTTGGTGGACGAACGTGGGACCAACTGCAATATCTCTCGCTTTGGATTGGAGTAGGTGATCTTTTAACTCCTTTAGCAGATGCAGGTCTTCAATGTTGTCCTAACTTGGAGGAGATCAAGATTAGGGTGGAAGGAGATTGCAG GAAATGGTCAAAACCCTCAGAGAGGGCATTTGGGTTGAGCACCCTTTCGCGGTACCATAATCTTGTGAAGATGCATTTGGATTGTGGAGATATCATAGGTTACGCACACACTGCCCCGTCGGGGCAGATGGATTTGAGCTTGTGGGAACGGTTTTATCTCTTTGGGATCGGAAATTTGAATCTCAGGGAACTTGATTACTGGCCACCACAAGATAGAGATGTTAATCAAAGGAGTCTATCCTTGCCGGCAGCCGGGCTGCTACAGGAATGCATCGCACTCAGAAAGCTGTTCATTCATGGAACAGCGCATGAACATTTCATGATGTTCCTACTTAGAATCCCGAACCTAAGAGATGTACAGCTGAGAGAAGATTACTATCCGGCACCAGAGAATGACATGAGTACAGAAATGAGATCCGACTCCTTGAGCCGCTTTGAAGCAGCCCTAAACAGACGACAGATTTGTGATTGA
- the LOC132636580 gene encoding phospholipase A1-IIdelta-like, which translates to MGTEPTWHELLGSNDWEGLLQPLNLNLRQLILRCGDFCQATYDAFNNDQNSKYCGTSRYGKSSFFHKVMLESASDYEIYSFLYATAQVGALQAIFLHSLSRESWDRESNWIGYIAVTTDEVSRKLGRREVYVVFRGTTRNYEWVNVLGAGPKSANSLLHPKSFQKGILNQDEDIKSSEPPLVGSHWLCCCDNKNFDDEDEDEVKVMDGWLKIYVSSDPKSSFTRLSAREQLQAKIKEIKNQYKDENLSITFTGHSLGASLAILAAFDVVENSVPVDIPVSAIVFGSPQVGNKAFNERVKKFPNLNILHVKNKIDLIPLYPSGLLGYVNTGIDLVIDNRKSPSLKESKETGDWHNLQGMLHVVAGWNGEDEEFELKVKRSVALVNKSSSYLKDEYLIPGSWWVEKNRGMVLDENGEWILAPPSDEDLPVPEY; encoded by the exons ATGGGAACAGAACCAACATGGCATGAACTTTTAGGAAGCAACGATTGGGAAGGTCTTCTTCAACCTTTAAATCTCAATTTACGACAACTTATTCTCCGGTGCGGTGATTTTTGTCAAGCAACTTACGATGCCTTCAACAATGACCAAAATTCCAAGTATTGTGGCACGAGTCGTTACGGTAAAAGTTCATTTTTCCACAAAGTCATGTTAGAATCCGCTTCGGATTATGAAATCTACAGCTTCCTATATGCCACTGCCCAAGTTGGCGCGCTTCAAGCCATTTTCCTCCACTCTCTGTCCCGCGAATCGTGGGACAGAGAGTCTAATTGGATTGGCTATATAGCCGTTACGACTGATGAAGTCAGTCGTAAACTAGGCCGTAGGGAAGTATACGTTGTTTTTCGTGGGACCACGAGGAATTACGAATGGGTCAACGTTTTAGGGGCTGGTCCTAAATCTGCAAACTCTTTGCTTCATCCTAAGTCTTTTCAAAAAGGCATTTTAAATCAAGACGAGGACATCAAAAGCAGCGAgcccccacttgtgggatcacactggtTATGTTGTTGTGACAACAAAAACTTCGACGATGAAGATGAGGACGAGGTCAAAGTAATGGATGGGTGGCTCAAGATTTACGTTTCAAGTGACCCCAAGTCGTCCTTTACGAGACTAAGTGCAAGAGAACAACTTCAAGCGAAAATCAAAGAAATTAAAAATCAGTACAAAGATGAGAATTTGAGTATAACCTTTACAGGGCACAGTCTTGGTGCTAGTTTAGCTATTTTAGCAGCATTTGATGTGGTTGAAAATAGTGTCCCAGTTGATATTCCAGTATCTGCAATTGTCTTTGGTAGTCCACAAGTTGGGAACAAGGCATTCAATGAAAGAGTCAAGAAATTTCCAAACTTGAACATCTTACATGTTAAGAACAAGATTGATCTCATTCCCCTTTACCCAAGTGGTCTGTTGGGGTATGTGAATACAG GTATAGATTTAGTTATCGATAACAGAAAGTCTCCGAGCTTAAAGGAGTCGAAAGAGACGGGCGATTGGCACAACTTGCAAGGGATGTTACATGTTGTGGCAGGTTGGAATGGGGAAGATGAAGAGTTTGAGTTGAAAGTGAAGAGGAGTGTGGCATTGGTGAACAAGTCATCTTCTTACTTGAAAGATGAGTATTTGATTCCAGGGTCATGGTGGGTTGAGAAGAATAGAGGGATGGTTCTTGATGAAAATGGGGAGTGGATTTTGGCTCCACCTTCAGATGAGGACCTTCCAGTTCCTGAGTATtga
- the LOC132636579 gene encoding oleosin H1-like, which yields MADRMHPHQVQVHPSTRYEGGGMKTLLPHRGPSTGQILAIVALVPVGGTLLGLAGLTLLGTIIGLCVATPVFLLFSPVLVPAAITVALAVTGFLTSGAFGLTGLSSLSWIVNYFKQGRSTMEQLDYTKRRIQERVADATATVGQKTKDAGQAIQSTAQQGKESARATT from the exons ATGGCTGACCGTATGCATCCACACCAAGTTCAAGTTCATCCTTCAACTCGTTATGAAGGTGGTGGAATGAAAACACTTCTTCCTCATAGAGGTCCTTCAACTGGCCAAATTCTGGCGATCGTCGCGCTTGTTCCTGTCGGTGGGACACTTCTAGGACTTGCAGGACTCACCCTTCTTGGGACCATTATTGGCCTTTGTGTTGCTACTCCTGTGTTTTTGCTCTTTAGCCCGGTCCTCGTACCGGCTGCTATCACGGTTGCGCTAGCTGTCACCGGCTTCTTGACTTCAG GTGCATTTGGATTGACGGGTCTATCATCACTATCTTGGATTGTGAATTACTTCAAGCAAGGAAGGAGCACGATGGAGCAATTGGATTACACGAAAAGGCGCATTCAAGAACGAGTGGCAGATGCAACAGCGACAGTGGGACAAAAGACTAAGGATGCTGGACAAGCAATACAGAGCACAGCACAGCAAGGGAAAGAAAGTGCCAGGGCTACTACTTGA